The following are encoded together in the Vigna unguiculata cultivar IT97K-499-35 chromosome 2, ASM411807v1, whole genome shotgun sequence genome:
- the LOC114174282 gene encoding protein NRT1/ PTR FAMILY 3.1: MEQKENHARRKKGGLITMPFIFANEICEKLAVVGFNTNMISYLTTQLHMPLTKAANTLTNFSGTASLTPLLGAFIADSFAGKFWTVTAASIIYQIGMISLTLSAVLPQFRPPPCRGEEVCQQASGGQLAVLYVSLLLGALGSGGIRPCIVAFGADQFDESDPKQTTRTWTYFNWYYFVMGAAILVAVTVLVYIQDNIGWGLGLGIPTVAMFISIIAFIVGYPLYRNLNPAGSPFTRLVQVGVAAIRKRKVANVSEASLLYQNDELDASISLGGKLLHSGQMKFLDKAAIVTEDDDSKTPNLWRLSTVHRVEELKSIIRMGPIWASGILLITAYAQQNTFSLQQAKTMNRHLTKSFQIPAGSMSVFTILTMLITTAFYDRVFIKVARRFTGLDRGISFLHRMGIGFVISTLATLVAGFVEIKRKKAALAYGLYDHPHSTIPISVFWLVPQYSLHGMAEAFMSIGHLEFFYDQAPESMRSTAMALFWTAISAGNYVSTLLVTLVHKFSAGPNGSNWLPDNLNKGKLEYFYWIITLLQFFNLIYYLVCAKLYTYKPIQVHDKGNGSSDGNQIELTTPVSV, from the exons ATGGAGCAGAAGGAAAACCATGCCAGAAGGAAAAAGGGAGGGCTTATAACAATGCCCTTCATCTTTG CTAATGAGATTTGTGAGAAGCTGGCCGTAGTGGGATTCAATACAAACATGATTAGCTACTTGACTACACAGCTTCATATGCCATTAACCAAAGCCGCTAACACTCTCACTAACTTCAGTGGAACTGCAAGCTTGACACCTTTGCTTGGTGCTTTCATTGCTGATTCTTTCGCCGGAAAGTTCTGGACTGTTACTGCTGCTTCCATCATATATCAGATA GGAATGATTAGTTTGACCCTCTCAGCGGTGCTTCCACAGTTTAGGCCACCTCCTTGCAGAGGTGAAGAGGTATGCCAACAAGCGAGTGGGGGACAGCTGGCAGTTCTCTATGTCTCACTCCTTCTTGGGGCTCTCGGGTCGGGCGGTATCCGACCCTGCATCGTCGCATTCGGGGCGGACCAGTTCGACGAGTCGGATCCCAAACAGACAACAAGGACATGGACTTACTTCAACTGGTATTATTTTGTGATGGGTGCAGCGATTCTTGTCGCTGTCACTGTTTTGGTTTACATTCAAGATAACATTGGATGGGGATTGGGCCTCGGGATCCCCACCGTCGCAATGTTCATCTCAATTATTGCATTCATTGTCGGGTACCCGCTTTACCGGAACTTGAACCCGGCTGGGAGCCCGTTTACCCGATTGGTTCAAGTGGGTGTGGCGGCAATTCGGAAGAGAAAGGTGGCAAATGTGTCAGAAGCTAGTTTACTGTACCAAAATGATGAACTAGATGCGTCTATTTCGTTGGGAGGGAAGCTTCTCCATAGTGGACAAATGAA ATTTTTGGACAAGGCAGCAATTGTGACAGAAGACGATGACAGCAAAACACCCAATTTATGGAGGCTAAGCACAGTGCACAGAGTGGAAGAATTGAAATCCATAATCAGAATGGGACCGATATGGGCCTCAGGCATTCTTCTCATCACAGCCTATGCTCAACAAAACACGTTCTCTCTGCAACAAGCCAAAACCATGAACAGACACCTAACCAAAAGCTTTCAAATTCCAGCAGGCTCCATGTCCGTCTTCACAATTCTCACCATGCTCATCACCACTGCATTCTATGACCGAGTCTTCATCAAAGTTGCCCGAAGATTCACTGGGTTGGACCGTGGCATAAGCTTCCTTCACAGAATGGGAATTGGGTTTGTGATCTCAACCTTGGCTACGTTGGTGGCTGGTTTTGTtgaaataaagagaaagaaagcaGCTTTGGCATATGGACTTTATGACCACCCACATAGCACAATCCCAATCTCTGTGTTTTGGCTTGTGCCACAGTACAGTCTTCATGGAATGGCTGAGGCATTTATGTCGATTGGGCACTTGGAGTTTTTCTATGACCAGGCTCCAGAGAGCATGAGGAGCACTGCAATGGCACTATTTTGGACTGCGATTTCTGCTGGGAACTATGTGAGTACCCTTTTGGTTACTTTGGTCCACAAGTTCAGTGCTGGACCTAATGGCTCCAATTGGCTCCCTGATAACCTCAACAAGGGAAAATTAGAGTACTTTTACTGGATCATCACGTTACTGCAGTTTTTCAATCTTATTTACTACTTGGTTTGTGCCAAATTGTACACTTACAAACCAATTCAGGTTCATGACAAAGGGAATGGCAGTTCCGATGGGAATCAAATTGAACTCACCACCCCTGTCTCAGTGTGA